A window of Myxococcota bacterium contains these coding sequences:
- a CDS encoding calcium/sodium antiporter — MGLEIVGGLIYLLLAGDLLVRGSIALARRTQIPPTVVGLTIVAFGTSAPELVVSLQAAYQGHAEMSIGNVVGSNIANALLVLGLPALIIPTGPTRESVATDTIWMVLVSLLFVGLCFFGALGPPQGLLLLALLAVMLVQSLRRANGGSGSTETREEELERMLGLPTTRRSIGLFLLLGAAGLPLGAYLMVDGAVQLAAVLGVTDGVIGLSVVAFGTSLPELATTIAAALRRHADVAIGNVLGSNLFNILAIMGTVSLAAPEPIPVPAAFLRFDLFVMLAAALAMALLAWRGGAVSRPAAGLLVAGYSAYMFVLFSEAPVRAAAAALTTGGP, encoded by the coding sequence ATGGGGCTCGAGATCGTCGGGGGCCTGATCTACCTGCTCCTCGCGGGCGACCTTCTGGTGCGCGGCTCGATCGCGCTCGCCCGCCGCACCCAGATTCCGCCGACGGTCGTGGGGCTGACGATCGTGGCCTTCGGTACCTCGGCACCCGAGTTGGTGGTGTCGCTCCAGGCCGCCTACCAGGGCCACGCCGAGATGAGCATCGGCAACGTCGTCGGCAGCAACATCGCCAATGCGCTGCTCGTGCTGGGTCTGCCCGCGCTGATCATCCCCACCGGCCCGACCCGCGAGTCGGTCGCGACCGACACGATCTGGATGGTCCTGGTCAGCTTGCTCTTCGTCGGTCTCTGTTTCTTCGGGGCGCTCGGGCCGCCGCAGGGCCTGCTGCTGCTCGCGCTGCTGGCGGTGATGCTGGTGCAGTCGCTGCGCCGTGCGAATGGTGGAAGCGGGTCGACGGAGACGCGCGAGGAAGAGCTCGAACGGATGCTCGGTTTGCCGACCACGCGGCGGAGCATTGGTCTCTTCCTACTGCTCGGTGCCGCCGGCCTGCCGCTCGGTGCCTACCTGATGGTGGACGGCGCCGTGCAGCTGGCCGCCGTGTTGGGCGTGACCGACGGTGTGATCGGACTCTCGGTGGTGGCCTTCGGGACGTCGTTGCCCGAGCTGGCGACCACCATCGCCGCGGCCCTCCGGCGCCACGCGGACGTTGCGATCGGAAACGTGCTCGGCAGCAACCTCTTCAACATCCTCGCGATCATGGGCACCGTGTCCCTGGCCGCGCCCGAACCGATCCCGGTGCCCGCCGCGTTCCTGCGCTTCGACCTCTTCGTGATGCTGGCCGCAGCGCTCGCGATGGCCTTGCTCGCCTGGCGCGGCGGCGCCGTCAGCCGTCCGGCCGCCGGTCTCCTGGTCGCCGGCTACTCGGCCTACATGTTCGTGCTGTTCAGCGAAGCCCCGGTGCGGGCGGCGGCTGCCGCGCTCACGACGGGCGGACCCTAG
- a CDS encoding HAMP domain-containing protein, translating into MDIRTRLIFALVAISLVSMAALGAFGYEALQDLLLTNQLRKLDAVATSKTQDLERVRVAWIDRVRLVTSQPQLREALDAASRGEPGEHEAILQQILGDARQSVTSLHGIQLFSPEGNAVARTGLFLEEAAPGSQALAAARENEGVREVLLGPEGELLVSLLSPVWRDGRWVGTAWVLLSARELQDVTADYTGLGETGETLLVRAEGNSGAVMLTPLRHDPNAALRRRVRASEVVVPAWEAASGIEGTFRQAIDYRGERVYAASRWIDSLGWGLVAKIDVAEERFAVVELRDTLFKLGLALSAFGIVAGTVLGLLFSRRLLDLADVARRVGDGEWDLRANERPDDEIGQLGMSFNVMARELVAANRELESRLRKSEDPS; encoded by the coding sequence TTGGACATTCGGACCCGTCTGATCTTCGCGCTGGTCGCGATCTCCCTGGTGAGCATGGCCGCGCTCGGTGCCTTCGGGTACGAGGCGCTGCAGGATCTGTTGCTGACCAACCAGCTCCGCAAGCTCGACGCGGTCGCGACCAGCAAGACCCAGGATCTCGAACGGGTGCGCGTCGCTTGGATCGATCGGGTGCGTCTGGTGACGAGCCAACCCCAGCTTCGCGAGGCGCTCGATGCCGCGAGTCGCGGCGAGCCCGGTGAGCACGAGGCCATCTTGCAGCAGATCCTGGGGGACGCCCGCCAATCGGTGACGTCGCTCCACGGGATTCAGCTGTTCTCGCCCGAAGGAAACGCGGTCGCGCGCACGGGCCTGTTCCTCGAAGAAGCCGCTCCCGGCTCCCAGGCATTGGCGGCCGCCCGCGAGAACGAGGGCGTTCGCGAAGTGTTGCTCGGGCCCGAAGGCGAGCTCCTGGTATCGCTGCTCTCTCCGGTCTGGCGTGACGGGCGCTGGGTGGGTACGGCGTGGGTGCTGCTCTCGGCGCGCGAACTCCAGGACGTCACGGCCGACTACACCGGGCTCGGCGAAACTGGCGAGACGTTGCTCGTCCGCGCCGAGGGGAACAGCGGCGCGGTCATGTTGACGCCATTGCGCCACGATCCGAACGCGGCGCTGCGCCGCAGGGTGCGTGCCAGTGAAGTCGTCGTCCCGGCCTGGGAAGCGGCGAGCGGGATCGAGGGCACGTTCCGTCAGGCGATCGACTACCGCGGTGAGCGGGTCTATGCCGCGTCGCGCTGGATCGACTCGCTCGGCTGGGGCCTCGTCGCGAAGATCGACGTCGCCGAGGAGCGCTTCGCCGTCGTCGAGCTGCGGGACACCCTGTTCAAGCTCGGCCTGGCCCTTTCCGCCTTCGGAATCGTGGCCGGCACCGTGCTCGGGCTCTTGTTCTCGCGACGCCTGCTCGACCTCGCCGACGTGGCGCGGCGGGTCGGCGACGGCGAATGGGACCTGCGCGCAAACGAACGACCCGATGACGAGATCGGCCAACTCGGCATGAGCTTCAATGTGATGGCGCGCGAACTGGTGGCCGCCAACCGCGAGCTCGAGAGCCGGCTGCGCAAGTCGGAGGACCCGTCGTGA
- a CDS encoding VOC family protein yields MLESISAVTLFVADMARSVRFYDALGFEMRYGGADSEFTSYHVGPGYMNLALRSTHGTAPEIETAWGRAILYVRDVDAMHTRILEAGFTPEFTPRDAFWGERYFHVRDPDGHELSFAKLLDPAN; encoded by the coding sequence CTGCTCGAGAGCATCAGCGCGGTCACCCTCTTCGTCGCCGACATGGCGCGGTCGGTGCGCTTCTACGACGCCCTCGGCTTCGAGATGCGCTACGGCGGCGCCGACTCGGAGTTCACGAGCTACCACGTCGGCCCGGGGTACATGAACCTCGCGCTGCGCAGCACCCACGGTACGGCCCCCGAGATCGAAACCGCCTGGGGGCGCGCGATCCTCTACGTGCGCGACGTCGACGCGATGCACACGCGCATCCTCGAAGCCGGCTTCACCCCCGAGTTCACGCCGCGCGATGCCTTCTGGGGGGAGCGCTACTTCCACGTACGCGACCCGGACGGTCACGAGCTGAGCTTCGCGAAGCTGCTCGACCCGGCGAACTGA
- a CDS encoding VOC family protein, translating into MFSHVMLGVSDIEKSKVFYDAVLGTLGIAPGVDNNGRYFYISPQGVFAITIPINGEPCSHGNGSTIGFLVEGDEQGNAFHKAGLENGGTTCEEPPGRREHGMYLAYLRDPDGNKICALARPA; encoded by the coding sequence ATGTTCAGTCACGTCATGCTCGGTGTGAGCGACATCGAGAAGTCGAAGGTGTTCTACGACGCGGTCCTGGGCACGCTGGGCATCGCGCCCGGTGTCGACAACAACGGCCGCTACTTCTACATCAGCCCTCAGGGTGTCTTCGCCATTACGATCCCGATCAACGGCGAGCCCTGTTCCCACGGCAACGGCAGCACGATCGGCTTCCTCGTCGAGGGCGACGAGCAGGGCAACGCGTTCCACAAGGCGGGCCTCGAGAACGGCGGCACCACCTGCGAGGAGCCGCCGGGCCGCCGCGAGCACGGCATGTACCTGGCGTACCTGCGTGACCCCGACGGCAACAAGATCTGCGCGTTGGCCCGCCCGGCGTAG
- a CDS encoding haloalkane dehalogenase: QAGALVFPSLIQPEKLIPDGLALFNDAWRVLEKWEKPFVTAYGKADPILGWFDTVFQEHVPGAAGQPHRIFPEGPHFIQEVEAEALADSIVAAASAS; the protein is encoded by the coding sequence CAGGCCGGCGCACTCGTCTTCCCTTCTCTCATCCAACCGGAGAAGTTGATCCCGGACGGCCTCGCGCTCTTCAACGATGCATGGCGCGTGCTGGAGAAATGGGAGAAGCCGTTCGTTACGGCCTACGGCAAAGCAGATCCGATTCTGGGCTGGTTCGACACCGTGTTTCAGGAGCACGTCCCCGGCGCGGCAGGCCAACCGCACAGAATATTCCCGGAAGGTCCGCACTTCATTCAAGAAGTCGAAGCGGAGGCTCTCGCCGACTCGATCGTCGCGGCTGCGTCAGCGAGCTGA